The genomic region CCCCTATAAGAATGGGCCCAATGATAACACCAAGATTATTGAAGCCGCCGGAACAAGCAAGGAGATTGATTGGCCTTCCAACGGCACACCCAATCATTGGGGTGAACCGGAACTGGGCTACTATCGGATGACCGATCCCTTTGTCATTCGCAAACATGCAAGTATGTTGGCAGACGCCGGTATTGACGTCATTCTTTTTGATACAACGAACCCGCCCCATACGTGGAAAAATGAATATGAGGCACTTTGTCGCGAATACGAAGCCATGAGACAGGAAGGAGTCCGTACGCCTTACATAGCCTTTATAACCCCTTTCTGGAACCCTTCCGAAGTAGTCAAACGCCTTTGGAACGACTTGTATAAACCCGGATTATGGAAAGAGCTGTGGTTTCAATGGGAAGGGAAACCTCTGTTGCTTAGCGATCCTGATCAAGTGGAAATTCCCGAAGCGTCAGACTTTTTCACCTTCCGCCGGCCTATGCCCGATTATTGGGATGGTCCGAGCGACACTGATCAGTGGAGCTGGCTGGAAGTCTATCCCCAACATGTCTTTCGCAATAGCAAAGGGGAAGCAGAACAGATGAGCGTGGGTGTCGCACAGAATGCGCTGCCTGATACACCGGGTCCCGCTCCCATGAGTGATGCACGGGGTGCCATGGGCAGAAGTTGGCACGGGGGCAGCAAAGATACGCGGGAAGGCGCTGTTAATCTCGGCCTGAATTTTGAAGAACAATGGAAGCGCGCTTTGGAAGTGGATCCCAGTTTCATTTTTGTTACCGGTTGGAATGAATGGACCACGCTCCGCTTTGAATCGTGGCACATTTACACCGATGAGACCAGTTATTACAAAGGCGGGCTTTTTGTAGATCAATATAACCAGGAATACAGCCGAGATTGTGAACCCATGCGCGGCGGACATACCGATAGCTATTACTATCAGCTGGCGTCGTCGGTGAGAAAATACAAAGGCGTTCGCCCCCGTCCCGAAGCAACAGCTCCTACAGCGATCGTCGTTGACGGATACTTTGATGATTGGAAGGAGGTTCTGCCCGAATATCGCGATACCATTGGCGATGTTGCCCATAGAGATCATTTGGGTTACGGCGAGATCCCCTATAAAAATGAATCAGGCCGTAATGATTTTGTTATTTTGAAGGCGGCTTACGATGCGGAATATCTCTATTTTTATGCCCAGACCGATGCGCCCATTACACCGCACACCGACCCCTATTGGATGCTGCTGTTTATCGACAGTGATTGTGACGCACAGACGGGATGGCTGGGTTACGACTACCTCATCAATCTCGAGACCGTGAATGAGACAGAGACCGTCGTCAAAAGCTGGCATAAGGACCGTTGGGAAACTGTGGGTAGAGGAAATTACCGGGTTAATGGGAATGGCATGGAACTACGTGTGCCCCGTCCATTGGTCAAGCAAGAGGGAGACACGCCTTATTTCGATTTCCATTGGGCCGATAATATCAGCGGCTTTAGCGATATTTCCGAATTCGGTGTGAATGGGGACAGTGCCCCAAACCGACGCTGGAATTATCGCTATTCTGTTGCTAATCCTTTGCCTTAAAAATGACTCATCCCCAACGCTGTGCGCTGCGGGAAAAAACGCGCTAGACCTTTTCCTCCATAACGAGACGCTTCCTCTTTAACATGAGCACAGTTTTTATTGATGCGGACAGATAGAATGTGTACAATATATTTTGAATGCGTGCGTGACGTATAGTCAAGTTTGAAGTTGATGGAATCGACTTTATCAATGGGAGGCGGCGTATGGCATCTTTTGTATTGGGTATCGGTCAGAAACAGACGCTGCGCAATATCGTTCGTCTTATCGAGTCCCGTATCGTAAAAACGGAGGGCGCTCCCCGTCGGATTTCGCTTTGGACCGATGATTATTCCATCGAAGTACGGCGAACCCAATTTAAAGGAGATTACGAGCATTACGATCTTCGAATACCTAAAGAAGACATCGATGAATCTTCCTTAAAAAGCCTAGCCGCGGAATATCCAAACGAATTTTCTTTAGAGGAAGACACGAGGCTATGGCACATTGTCTGTCCCGCTGAAACCCAGTCCTTTTCGCAAAGAGTCTTGGACGCGCTCAATAAGCTGAGCGGCATGGTTCATTTTCCGGAGATCTGGCGTGCGGAAGGTTTCGACTTTCGGATTGACCCCGTCAATATTGAAATGCTCTTTCATGCCATGGTCCAGTATCACGCCAGTGATGTCCACTTGACTGCAGGACTGAGCCCCGTCTTCCGCATCGATAACGATACGCGCTACTCCGAGCTGATGTCGCCCTTATCCAGTATGCAGATTTTGGATTTGATCAAACGCATTGCGCCCTTGGAATTTTGGGCGGAATTCGAGAATTACAAACAGACCAGTTTCAGTTATCATCAGGCCGGCGTCGGCTACGCCCGCGTTTCCGCTTTTATCAAACATGGGACCCCCCATTGCACCTTCCGGTATCTTCCCGAAAAAATTCCCAGTTTTGAAGATTTGAATGTGCCGCCCGAACAGATGCAGTCTATCGCTGAGACACCCCGCGGTTTGATTATCGTAAGCGGCATGACAGGCAGCGGCAAGACGACGACCATGGCGGCCCTTGTGGATTGGATCAACACCCACAAATCACTGCATATTCTCACCATCGAAAACCCCATTGAATACGTTCATTACAACAAAAAATCGATTATTTCGCAACGCAGCATCGGTACGGACGTGGGTTCTTTCAGTGAAGCAGTGACCGGCGCACTACGCCATGATCCCGACGTGATCTTGATCGGTGAAATGCGTGACCCGGACACGATCCGCGCCGCCATTAATGCAGCAGCAACGGGGCACCTTGTGATCACAACACTGCACTCGAACACCGCCTATGAAGTGATCAACCGAATTGTAAGCTTCTTTGATCCCATTGAACGTGATTTGGTGCGGCTCCAGCTCCGCGACTGTTTGAAAGGGGTGATTTGCCAGCGTCTCGTCCCCAAAATCGGGGGCGGCCGTCTGCCCGCTTTAGAATTCTTGTTTAATGATATCAAACCCATTGCCGATGCCATTCTTAAGGGAGATACGGATCTTATCCGCATAGGGATGCAGCAGACGGTTGGCCATTCGATGCTCTTCGAGAACTATCTTTACAAGATGTTTAAGAACGGTATCATCGATCTCGAAAAAGCCCGAAGTTCCTGTACTGACGTCAGTATCTTTGATCAAATGCGTATGGGCACCTACGCCGTGCCACGTCTGGACAGTATCAAGGGAATGGCATAATGGGCTCTTTCGGATGCAATATGCTACCATAGGGCGCATATAAATGGTGTCGATATTGTTAGTGTGAAACAGATACTCACTTAGGCTGTCCATCTCTGATAAGAGGGC from Candidatus Hydrogenedentota bacterium harbors:
- a CDS encoding PilT/PilU family type 4a pilus ATPase, producing MASFVLGIGQKQTLRNIVRLIESRIVKTEGAPRRISLWTDDYSIEVRRTQFKGDYEHYDLRIPKEDIDESSLKSLAAEYPNEFSLEEDTRLWHIVCPAETQSFSQRVLDALNKLSGMVHFPEIWRAEGFDFRIDPVNIEMLFHAMVQYHASDVHLTAGLSPVFRIDNDTRYSELMSPLSSMQILDLIKRIAPLEFWAEFENYKQTSFSYHQAGVGYARVSAFIKHGTPHCTFRYLPEKIPSFEDLNVPPEQMQSIAETPRGLIIVSGMTGSGKTTTMAALVDWINTHKSLHILTIENPIEYVHYNKKSIISQRSIGTDVGSFSEAVTGALRHDPDVILIGEMRDPDTIRAAINAAATGHLVITTLHSNTAYEVINRIVSFFDPIERDLVRLQLRDCLKGVICQRLVPKIGGGRLPALEFLFNDIKPIADAILKGDTDLIRIGMQQTVGHSMLFENYLYKMFKNGIIDLEKARSSCTDVSIFDQMRMGTYAVPRLDSIKGMA